In Streptomyces dangxiongensis, one DNA window encodes the following:
- a CDS encoding APC family permease — MTDTLQKSVVDTATAPAPELKRSIGVVGGTLLTLSCVTPASTLFVVVPDLFGSLGTATALTIGIGSLLCIAVAFCYSELGTLIPSAGGEYAMVSTMAGRLAGWLVFVLSLLVVMIVPPVIAMGTADYLAPLVHLDPAMTGAGVMLLATLAGLLDLRANAWITGIFLVLEVIAAGVVALLGFSHSHRGLSSLTSMRVAGSGGHADTVTAMLVVSGLAIALFVTQGFSTAVYLSEELENPRRNVARTVMATLAISTVVILVPVAAITMGAGDLEQLTGGDISAMVTAWSNSAVGTFVSLCVALAIINAGIVMVIQNSRVLFASARDKAWPGPVNTVFAKLGRFGSPWVATLAVGVPGALLCFVNLDTLYGVTGVSVTGMYLLVAVAALLARRGSHKHTTAWRMPLWPAVPLLLIAVLAYILTQQEATYLLWTGGITAVATLYWAFYLRPRRETRWLVSIPEDARPAEDAPVTERTQLTEGAQLPAGTPLPGAARA; from the coding sequence ATGACCGACACGCTCCAGAAGTCCGTGGTCGACACCGCGACAGCCCCCGCACCCGAGCTGAAGCGTTCCATCGGTGTCGTCGGCGGCACGCTGCTGACGCTGTCCTGCGTCACGCCCGCCTCCACGCTCTTCGTCGTCGTCCCCGACCTGTTCGGCTCACTCGGCACCGCCACCGCCCTCACCATCGGCATCGGCTCCCTCCTCTGCATCGCCGTCGCGTTCTGCTACTCCGAGCTGGGCACCCTGATCCCCAGCGCGGGCGGCGAGTACGCCATGGTCTCCACGATGGCCGGACGGCTCGCGGGCTGGCTCGTCTTCGTGCTCTCCCTGCTGGTCGTCATGATCGTGCCGCCCGTCATCGCGATGGGCACCGCGGACTACCTCGCCCCGCTCGTCCACCTCGACCCGGCGATGACCGGCGCCGGCGTCATGCTGCTCGCCACCCTCGCCGGCCTGCTCGACCTGCGCGCCAACGCCTGGATCACCGGTATCTTCCTGGTCCTGGAGGTCATCGCCGCCGGAGTCGTCGCCCTGCTCGGCTTCTCGCACAGCCACCGCGGCCTGAGCAGCCTCACCTCCATGCGGGTCGCCGGCTCCGGCGGCCACGCCGACACCGTGACCGCCATGCTGGTCGTCTCCGGCCTCGCCATCGCCCTCTTCGTCACCCAGGGCTTCTCGACCGCCGTCTACCTCTCCGAGGAACTGGAGAACCCGCGCCGCAACGTCGCCCGGACCGTCATGGCCACCCTCGCCATCTCCACCGTGGTCATCCTGGTGCCGGTCGCCGCCATCACCATGGGCGCCGGTGACCTGGAGCAGCTCACCGGCGGCGACATCAGCGCCATGGTCACCGCCTGGTCCAACTCCGCGGTCGGCACCTTCGTGAGCCTCTGCGTGGCCCTCGCGATCATCAACGCGGGCATCGTCATGGTCATCCAGAACTCCCGCGTGCTGTTCGCCTCCGCCCGTGACAAGGCCTGGCCCGGCCCCGTCAACACCGTCTTCGCCAAGCTCGGCCGCTTCGGCTCCCCGTGGGTCGCCACGCTCGCGGTCGGCGTCCCCGGCGCGCTGCTCTGCTTCGTCAACCTCGACACCCTGTACGGCGTCACCGGCGTCTCCGTCACCGGCATGTACCTGCTCGTCGCGGTCGCCGCCCTGCTCGCCCGCCGCGGCTCCCACAAGCACACGACCGCCTGGCGGATGCCGCTGTGGCCCGCGGTGCCGCTCCTGCTGATCGCCGTCCTCGCCTACATCCTGACCCAGCAGGAGGCGACCTACCTGCTGTGGACCGGCGGCATCACCGCCGTCGCCACCCTCTACTGGGCGTTCTACCTGCGCCCGCGCCGCGAGACCCGCTGGCTGGTGTCCATCCCCGAGGACGCCCGGCCGGCCGAGGACGCGCCGGTCACGGAACGGACGCAGCTCACGGAAGGGGCACAGCTCCCCGCGGGCACGCCGCTCCCCGGGGCCGCGCGGGCCTAG
- a CDS encoding NAD(P)-binding domain-containing protein, giving the protein MYDLLVVGAGPYGLSIASHAAAAGLDVCVLGRPMETWRDHMPRGMFLKSEPWASNLSDPDGRWRLDVFCAFRGITARHAEPIPLEMFTEYGVWFARNAVPRVDERIVTRVTPCAGGFEAVTEDGETLTARTVALAVGVLPFTEIPAALHGLPPTLVSHSSHHGSLDRFRGQDVTVIGGGQAALETAALLAEQGTRVRVLARADRLCWNDVPPPWERPWWRSARSPHSGLGPGWRNWFYAERPGLYRRLPERTRTRIATDALGPAGAWWVRERVERQVEVLPGREVVRVREVPGGLRLETAARRGAPAVLETEHVIAATGFRAGLDRLRLLSPDLGALLVTGADGAPEVGLEFESSYPGLFLAGLVTAAGFGPAMRFVHGATFTAGTLVRGVRRRLRTGPADRDVRAGQRHTVPEAVGR; this is encoded by the coding sequence ATGTATGACCTGTTGGTGGTGGGCGCCGGCCCGTACGGCCTGTCCATCGCGTCGCACGCCGCGGCGGCCGGGCTGGACGTCTGCGTCCTCGGGCGGCCCATGGAGACCTGGCGTGATCACATGCCGCGCGGCATGTTCCTGAAGTCGGAGCCGTGGGCGTCCAACCTGTCCGACCCCGACGGCCGCTGGCGGCTGGACGTGTTCTGCGCCTTCCGCGGCATCACGGCCCGGCACGCCGAGCCGATCCCGCTGGAGATGTTCACCGAATACGGCGTGTGGTTCGCCCGCAACGCCGTCCCCCGGGTCGACGAACGGATCGTGACCCGGGTGACGCCGTGCGCCGGCGGCTTCGAAGCCGTCACCGAGGACGGGGAGACACTCACCGCGCGGACCGTCGCCCTGGCCGTGGGCGTGCTGCCGTTCACCGAGATCCCGGCCGCCCTGCACGGCCTGCCGCCGACCCTGGTCTCGCACAGCAGCCACCACGGCTCGCTCGACCGTTTCCGCGGCCAGGACGTCACCGTGATCGGCGGTGGCCAGGCGGCCCTGGAGACGGCCGCGCTCCTCGCCGAGCAGGGCACCCGGGTCCGGGTGCTGGCCCGCGCGGACCGGCTGTGCTGGAACGACGTGCCGCCGCCTTGGGAGCGCCCCTGGTGGCGTTCGGCCCGCTCCCCGCACAGCGGACTCGGCCCCGGCTGGCGGAACTGGTTCTACGCCGAGCGGCCCGGCCTGTACCGGCGGCTGCCGGAGCGCACCCGGACCCGGATCGCGACCGACGCGCTGGGCCCGGCCGGTGCCTGGTGGGTGCGGGAGCGGGTGGAGCGGCAGGTGGAGGTGCTGCCGGGCCGGGAGGTGGTGCGGGTCCGTGAGGTGCCGGGCGGGCTGCGGCTGGAGACCGCGGCCCGGCGGGGCGCTCCGGCCGTGCTGGAGACGGAGCATGTGATCGCCGCGACCGGGTTCCGGGCCGGCCTCGACCGGCTGCGGCTGCTCTCCCCCGATCTGGGCGCGCTGCTGGTGACGGGCGCCGACGGGGCACCGGAGGTGGGGCTGGAGTTCGAGTCGTCGTACCCCGGTCTGTTCCTGGCCGGTCTGGTCACGGCCGCGGGCTTCGGCCCGGCGATGCGGTTCGTGCACGGCGCGACGTTCACGGCGGGCACGCTGGTGCGCGGGGTACGACGGCGGCTGCGCACGGGTCCGGCGGACCGGGACGTCCGGGCCGGCCAGCGTCACACCGTGCCGGAGGCGGTGGGGCGCTGA
- a CDS encoding CocE/NonD family hydrolase, whose amino-acid sequence MDLRPPRLRALLRGPRRLLAGVAAAVVLAGAGTWTAAVASDDTRAVRRSDRVMAVDGVRLDTSFFTPAGVGRHPAVLLAHGFGGSKDDMRRQAEDLARDGYAVLTWSARGFGRSTGKIGLNDPEGEVADVSRLLDWLAGQPQVRLDAPGDPRVGVAGGSYGGAVSLLAAGHDRRVDAIAPAITYWNLADALFPNGVFKKLWTGIFMNTGGGCARFEPALCRMYDRVAESGTPDPAARALLEARSPSAVGTRVKVPTLLVQGQTDSLFTLDQADAAQRAIRANGAPVDVDWIAGGHDGGDMETGRVEARVRAWFDRYLKGDRTAGTGPAFRITRTGGVDSTDGTAQLRGASAGSYPGLHDHRRTLALTGRTQYVTNPAGASPPGVSALPGLGGSGGLAQLSTLGVGVSLDFPGQYAHFDSAPLTRDLQITGAPTATVRVTSTRDDAVLFGKVYDVAPDGTGQVLPAQLVAPFRVTGAKAGKDVTVTLPAIDHEVRKGHRLRLVLASTDLGYASPAAPATYTVSLKGGLSVPTAPAVTTAAAPLPAWVWWLPAAGAVTALALLLTARRRTAAPAPDPELADVPLVIKDLHKRYAGSADRYAVRELSFRVERGQVLGLLGPNGAGKTTTLRMLMGLIVPDDGEIRVFGHIIRPGATVLSRVGAFVEGAGFLPHLSGRENLELYWRATGRPSEDAHLDEALEIAGLGDALARAVRTYSQGMRQRLAIAQAMLGLPDLLILDEPTNGLDPPQIREMREVMIRYAAAGRTVIVSSHLLAEVEQSCTHLVVMDRGRLVQAGPVREITGSGDTLLVGTATPVEEPVVEKVAALPGIASAVRADDGLLIRLGPDGTAERLVVELVRLAVPVVSVGPHRRLEDAFLTLIGGAA is encoded by the coding sequence ATGGATCTCCGACCTCCCCGGCTGCGGGCGCTGCTGCGCGGACCGCGCCGGCTCCTCGCCGGCGTGGCCGCCGCCGTCGTGCTCGCCGGTGCCGGGACGTGGACGGCGGCCGTCGCCTCCGACGACACCCGGGCCGTGCGCCGCAGCGACCGGGTCATGGCGGTCGACGGAGTGCGCCTGGACACCTCGTTCTTCACGCCGGCCGGCGTCGGCCGGCACCCCGCCGTCCTGCTCGCACACGGCTTCGGCGGCAGCAAGGACGACATGCGCCGACAGGCCGAGGACCTCGCCCGCGACGGGTACGCGGTGCTGACCTGGTCCGCGCGCGGCTTCGGCCGGTCCACCGGGAAGATCGGGCTGAACGACCCCGAGGGCGAGGTCGCCGACGTCTCCCGGCTCCTCGACTGGCTCGCCGGACAGCCCCAGGTCCGGCTCGACGCGCCCGGCGACCCGCGCGTGGGCGTCGCCGGCGGCTCCTACGGCGGCGCCGTCTCGCTGCTTGCCGCCGGTCACGACCGCCGCGTGGACGCCATCGCCCCGGCCATCACCTACTGGAACCTCGCGGACGCCCTGTTCCCGAACGGCGTGTTCAAGAAGCTGTGGACCGGCATCTTCATGAACACCGGCGGCGGCTGCGCGAGATTCGAACCCGCGCTGTGCCGGATGTACGACCGGGTCGCCGAGTCCGGCACCCCCGACCCGGCCGCCCGCGCCCTGCTGGAGGCACGCTCGCCGTCCGCCGTCGGCACCCGCGTCAAGGTACCCACCCTGCTGGTGCAGGGGCAGACGGACTCCCTGTTCACCCTCGACCAGGCCGACGCGGCCCAGCGGGCGATCCGGGCGAACGGCGCCCCCGTCGACGTCGACTGGATCGCCGGCGGACACGACGGCGGCGACATGGAGACCGGCCGCGTCGAGGCACGCGTGCGTGCGTGGTTCGACCGGTACCTGAAGGGCGACAGGACCGCCGGCACCGGCCCGGCCTTCCGGATCACCCGCACCGGAGGCGTCGACTCCACCGACGGCACCGCCCAACTGCGCGGCGCGAGCGCCGGCTCCTACCCCGGCCTGCACGACCACCGGCGCACCCTCGCCCTCACCGGCCGCACCCAGTACGTCACCAACCCGGCCGGCGCCAGCCCGCCCGGCGTCTCCGCCCTGCCCGGCCTCGGCGGCTCCGGCGGCCTCGCCCAGCTCTCCACGCTCGGCGTCGGCGTCTCCCTGGACTTCCCCGGTCAGTACGCGCACTTCGACTCGGCACCGCTCACCCGCGACCTGCAGATCACCGGCGCCCCGACCGCCACCGTGCGCGTCACCTCCACCCGTGACGACGCCGTCCTGTTCGGCAAGGTCTACGACGTCGCCCCCGACGGCACCGGGCAGGTGCTGCCCGCCCAGCTCGTCGCCCCCTTCCGGGTGACCGGCGCCAAGGCCGGCAAGGACGTCACGGTCACCCTCCCGGCCATCGACCACGAGGTACGCAAGGGCCACCGGCTCCGCCTGGTCCTGGCCTCCACCGATCTCGGCTACGCCTCACCGGCCGCCCCGGCCACCTACACCGTCTCCCTGAAGGGCGGCCTGAGCGTGCCGACGGCCCCCGCCGTCACCACCGCGGCGGCCCCCCTGCCCGCCTGGGTGTGGTGGCTGCCCGCGGCCGGCGCGGTCACCGCGCTCGCCCTGCTGCTCACCGCCCGCCGCCGCACCGCGGCCCCCGCACCCGACCCCGAGCTGGCCGACGTCCCGCTCGTGATCAAGGACCTGCACAAGCGGTACGCCGGCTCCGCCGACCGGTACGCGGTGCGCGAGCTGTCCTTCCGCGTCGAACGCGGCCAGGTGCTCGGCCTGCTCGGACCCAACGGCGCGGGCAAGACCACCACCCTGCGGATGCTGATGGGCCTGATCGTGCCGGACGACGGCGAGATCCGGGTGTTCGGCCACATCATCCGGCCCGGCGCCACCGTGCTCTCCCGGGTCGGCGCGTTCGTGGAGGGCGCGGGTTTCCTGCCGCACCTGTCCGGCCGCGAGAACCTGGAGCTGTACTGGCGGGCCACCGGCCGCCCGTCCGAGGACGCCCACCTGGACGAGGCCCTGGAGATCGCCGGCCTCGGTGACGCCCTCGCCCGCGCGGTGCGCACCTACTCCCAGGGCATGCGCCAGCGGCTGGCCATCGCCCAGGCCATGCTCGGCCTGCCCGACCTGCTCATCCTGGACGAGCCCACCAACGGCCTCGACCCGCCCCAGATCCGCGAAATGCGCGAGGTCATGATCCGCTACGCCGCCGCCGGCCGCACCGTGATCGTCTCAAGCCACCTCCTCGCCGAGGTCGAACAGTCCTGCACCCACCTGGTGGTCATGGACCGCGGGCGGCTCGTGCAGGCCGGCCCGGTCCGCGAGATCACCGGCTCCGGCGACACCCTGCTGGTCGGCACCGCCACGCCCGTGGAGGAGCCGGTGGTGGAGAAGGTGGCCGCACTGCCCGGCATCGCCTCCGCCGTGCGCGCCGACGACGGGCTGCTGATCCGGCTCGGACCGGACGGCACGGCCGAGCGGCTGGTCGTGGAGCTGGTCCGGCTGGCGGTGCCGGTCGTCTCGGTCGGCCCCCACCGACGCCTGGAAGACGCCTTCCTCACCCTGATCGGAGGTGCCGCATGA
- a CDS encoding ABC transporter permease, protein MSALTEVAPGYRAGRTLPLRVELVRQLTRRRTLVMGAILAVLPLVLLIAFAVGGDPGSRNNQVTLMDTATASGANFAAVNLFVSAGFLLVIPVALFCGDTVASEASWSSLRYLLAAPVPRARLLWSKLVVALGLSLAAMLLLPLVALAAGTAAYGWGPLEIPTGGALDTGTATQRLVVAVAYIFVSQLVTAGLAFWLSTKTDAPLGAVGGAVGLTIVGNVLDAVTALGHWRDFLPAHWQFAWADAVQPHPEWSGMIQGSALSVTYALVLFALAFRGFSRKDVVS, encoded by the coding sequence ATGAGCGCGCTCACCGAGGTCGCCCCCGGCTACCGGGCGGGCCGCACCCTGCCGCTGCGCGTGGAGCTGGTCCGCCAGCTCACCCGCCGGCGCACCCTGGTCATGGGCGCGATCCTGGCCGTACTGCCCCTCGTGCTGCTGATCGCCTTCGCCGTCGGCGGCGACCCGGGCAGCCGGAACAACCAGGTCACGCTGATGGACACGGCGACCGCGTCCGGCGCCAACTTCGCCGCCGTGAACCTGTTCGTCTCGGCGGGTTTCCTGCTGGTCATCCCGGTCGCCCTGTTCTGCGGGGACACGGTCGCCTCGGAGGCGAGCTGGTCCTCGCTGCGCTATCTGCTCGCCGCGCCCGTGCCCCGCGCCCGGCTGTTGTGGTCCAAGCTCGTCGTGGCGCTCGGGCTGAGCCTCGCCGCCATGCTGTTGCTGCCGCTCGTCGCGCTGGCGGCCGGCACGGCCGCCTACGGCTGGGGCCCGCTGGAGATCCCCACGGGCGGTGCGCTGGACACGGGTACGGCGACCCAGCGGCTCGTGGTGGCCGTGGCGTACATCTTCGTCTCCCAACTGGTCACCGCCGGGCTGGCGTTCTGGCTGTCCACGAAGACGGACGCCCCGCTCGGCGCGGTCGGCGGCGCGGTGGGCCTGACCATCGTCGGCAACGTCCTGGACGCCGTCACCGCCCTCGGCCACTGGCGGGACTTCCTGCCCGCGCACTGGCAGTTCGCCTGGGCCGACGCCGTCCAGCCGCACCCCGAGTGGTCCGGGATGATCCAGGGCAGCGCGCTGTCCGTGACGTACGCGCTCGTGCTGTTCGCCCTGGCCTTCCGGGGCTTCTCCCGCAAGGACGTCGTCTCCTAG